From Seriola aureovittata isolate HTS-2021-v1 ecotype China chromosome 16, ASM2101889v1, whole genome shotgun sequence, one genomic window encodes:
- the zmym4.1 gene encoding LOW QUALITY PROTEIN: zinc finger MYM-type protein 4 (The sequence of the model RefSeq protein was modified relative to this genomic sequence to represent the inferred CDS: inserted 1 base in 1 codon), whose amino-acid sequence MATTESGDGHERLATNQVPSVQVSGAVTEGTDGESMEAVSEAEANVDVGDPDLVCGSPPRLSEYGEEDNVVAAEKERESKETEHKETEKAVVPSTSVSPQNPSSSQSSVSSDKTLSTALTSHDGEPGSTSEAGKEGTVVKTEEESELNEENFAVNDKRLKESPAEPDVSEDTDMTSDGKKETNTDKDSDSREDVGAQQEKESRGCKLRVSAADDLDEMMDIGTVDQMEQEAQMKEEEEQNSLMEVENSRSPASSNTVSVAEDSNSIEEETDVKPTVLPPLTEEDQVEDVKVALDLMQSSASPLSEATASTGRDSSSPAAMMNGMKVVKLSIPRLDTERLQAVTRSIKSSPSPPLVKVKDEPIDEEYEQALVSSTTTASVKDEPNTAKDDLRIGSVFSVTPASETQTLPEVSPSSSHMSCSHCKKSLMKGQTAFQRKGSPALFCSTACLTTSLPTVKGVTKICHNCQKLIFRPQDVILAPDAKGVMKEFCSQNCLTSFNYKKNSSYRKAAVSKNPQQPTAPQSLCSMCTRYCISKHEVILSGAVHKMCSDACFNRFRTVNNLSMAGCANCGSYCHNKPLMLKMDDSNKTLCNAECLNKYKEKTKITLSCTMCRTNRLLAEMVDNKNSDDSVNVFCSSSCVMAFKVQTVSASGARLSCDTCGKNTVPAYHLAMSDTSIRNFCTLPCVMAFQEKFKKSQKQVNVFTKLPIGSTQIQAVTPVQPPQDVSNEPKLNCSQCTCNITFKPEVIQIKDKMVFVCSVDCSHEFKKANYVTSLCEYCKIEKITRDAKRINNKDCYFCSDGCKLLFRHDLTKNWGKHCHSCVYCHCVSKKLVTAQYGGSTEEFCSEECRSRYTMLFCHVAKCDTCGRKGKLKQSLPMLGEVKHFCDLSCLLQFCSDKVATQGEVFKDTVEATPVIANVISLAGTPTGKSNAPDRTAQQSTVSNFQSKNSGHISIQTETVKPHPPPPGPKILKNKALLCRPLVQNKGVSCKTQTADVESQTDDIFPKIMVLPVPVPVFVPVPMNMYSQCTPRPVGLPLPLPVPMFLPVTMDSAERIVETIQEIKXKIPSDPFEAELILMAEMVAEQDEKNDKPERPKEKVMEKQTERHEAAAPDDHTSNYSDDLDTDDLASFLNNWEDASSDAGLRSPSRSYAHEKLNPIIDVPVGMPSEPYSEPPPPAPPPMDIEADFTVETLEKMARLREQSRQPPSPPPATTRRRQAHRKAREKKGRKSQRSSKAAETTSQRGSAHKAMAVEVPKLKSQYGVDAWKRWIQWRQTQPNLEKPRFSRPMELKEDILRCTTAELSYGLCCFITELKRPNGEPYSPDSLFYLCLGIQQYLFENGRVENIFMDRFYNKFSTEFTSMLRGFKPSVTAGGYIHSRVEEEFLWDCKQLGAYSPIVLLNTLLFFCCKYFGFTTVEQHRQLSFAHVMRCTKTNPNNTKTTFLRFYPPISIHEAEPDPEVPAKKRKEEESKEDILEMVENTENPLRCPVRLYEFYLSKCSESVKQRTNLFYLHPERCCVPNSPLWFSSTALDDSTMEAMLIRILTVRELHLRTKKEGVTEQKTGSDPPFIPDEEDDEESE is encoded by the exons ATGGCGACTACGGAAAGTGGCGATGGACACGAACGTCTGGCCACCAATCAAGTCCCGTCTGTCCAAGTCTCTGGCGCG GTAACAGAGGGGACAGATGGAGAGTCCATGGAAGCTGTTTCAGAGGCAGAAGCAAATGTGGACGTTGGAGACCCAGATCTTGTTTGTGGATCTCCTCCCAGACTGTCTGaatatggagaggaggacaatgttgttgctgctgaaaaagaaagggagagtaAAGAAACAGAACATAAAGAAACTGAGAAAGCTGTTGTCCCTTCTACATCTGTATCTCCTCAAAATCCATCATCTTCACAGTCGTCTGTCTCCTCAGATAAGACATTAAGCACAGCTTTGACTTCGCACGATGGTGAACCAGGTAGCACCTCAGAGGCTGGGAAAGAGGGTACTGTGGTAAAAACTGAGGAAGAGTCTGAGTTGAATGAAGAAAATTTTGCAGTAAATGACAAAAGATTAAAGGAAAGTCCTGCAGAACCAGATGTGAGTGAGGACACAGATATGACTTCTGATGGCAAGaaggagacaaacacagacaaagacagtgacTCTAGGGAGGACGTCGGCGCGCAGCAGGAAAAGGAGTCTCGTGGCTGTAAACTGCGGGTTTCTGCAGCTGACGACCTCGATGAGATGATGGACATTGGTACGGTGGATCAGATGGAACAAGAAGCTcagatgaaagaggaggaggagcagaacagTTTGATGGAAGTGGAAAACAGCCGTTCACCTGCCAGTTCAAACACAG TCTCAGTGGCAGAGGACAGTAACTCTATTGAGGAGGAAACTGATGTGAAACCCACTGTGTTGCCACCACTAACAGAGGAGGACCAAGTGGAGGATGTAAAAGTGGCTTTAGATCTGATGCAGTCCAGCGCGTCTCCACTGTCTGAAGCCACAGCCAGTACAG GAAGAGACAGCTCATCACCAGCGGCCATGATGAATGGGATGAAAGTAGTTAAGCTATCAATACCAAGATTGGACACT GAGAGATTACAGGCAGTAACTCGGTCAATCAAGTCGTCTCCTTCACCGCCTTTGGTCAAGGTTAAGGATGAGCCTATAGATGAGGAGTACGAACAGGCTCTAGTATCTTCCACCACTACAGCAAGCGTGAAGGATGAGCCCAATACTGCAAAG GATGACTTGAGGATTGGATCGGTCTTCTCTGTCACTCCAGCTTCCGAAACACAGACGCTGCCCGAAGTCAGCCCGTCGTCCTCACACATGTCCTGTTCCCACTGCAAGAAGAGCCTGATGAAGGGGCAGACTGCTTTCCAGAGGAAGGGCTCCCCAGCCCTCTTCTGCTCCACCGCCTGCCTCACCACATCTCTCCCCACTGTCAAAGGAGTCACCAAGATCTGCCACAACTGCCAGAA GTTGATATTTCGGCCTCAGGACGTCATCCTGGCTCCCGATGCTAAAGGAGTCATGAAGGAATTCTGCAGCCAGAACTGTTTGACCTCCTTCAATTACAAGAAAAACTCCAGCTACAGGAAAGCTGCTGTCTCcaaaaacccacaacaaccaACAGCACCACAGTCACTTTGCAGCATGTGCACCAGATACTGCATT AGCAAGCATGAGGTGATCCTGAGCGGCGCTGTCCACAAGATGTGCAGTGACGCCTGCTTCAACCGCTTCCGTACAGTGAACAACCTGTCCATGGCTGGATGTGCAAACTGCGGCTCCTACTGCCACAACAAACCGCTCATGTTGAAGATGGACGACAGCAACAAAACTCTGTGCAACGCAGAGTGTctgaacaaatacaaagag AAAACCAAGATAACCCTGTCTTGTACGATGTGTCGAACCAACCGTTTGCTCGCAGAGATGgttgacaacaaaaacagtgatgACTCTGTGAACGTCTTctgtagcagcagctgtgtgatggCCTTCAAGGTTCAAACTGTCAGTGCATCAG GTGCTCGGTTAAGTTGTGATACTTGTGGGAAAAACACTGTACCGGCCTACCACCTCGCCATGTCAGATACCTCCATCAGGAACTTCTGCACACTACCGTGTGTCATGGCTTTTCAG GAAAAGTTCAAGAAGTCACAGAAACAGGTCAATGTTTTCACGAAGTTGCCGATCGGATCCACACAAATCCAGGCAGTTACTCCTGTCCAACCTCCGCAAGACGTCTCCAACGAGCCGAAACTGAACTGCTCCCAGTGTACTTGCAACATAACTTTCAAACCTGAGGTCATCCAGATTAag gacaagatggtttttgtgtgtagcGTGGACTGTTCTCACGAGTTCAAGAAAGCCAACTATGTGACGAGCCTGTGTGAATACTGTAAGATCGAAAAGATCACCAGAGACGCCAAGAGGATTAACAACAAAGACTGCTACTTCTGCAGCGATG GCTGTAAGCTCCTCTTCAGGCACGACCTGACTAAAAACTGGGGCAAACACTGTCACTCCTGTGTCTACTGCCACTGTGTGTCGAAGAAGTTGGTGACGGCTCAGTATGGAGGCTCGACAGAGGAGTTCTGCTCTGAGGAGTGCAGGTCCAGATACACCATGCTCTTCTGCCAC GTCGCCAAGTGCGACACCTGCGGGCGCAAAGGGAAACTGAAACAGAGTCTTCCCATGCTGGGGGAGGTCAAACACTTCTGTGATCTGAGTTGTCTGCTACAGTTCTGCAGTGATAAGGTGGCCACACAGGGCGAGGTCTTCAAAG ATACAGTTGAGGCCACACCTGTCATCGCCAACGTCATCTCACTTGCAGGTACTCCGACGGGAAAATCCAATGCACCCGACAGAACTGCCCAGCAAA GCACAGTCTCTAACTTTCAGTCAAAGAACTCTGGACAT ATCAGTATTCAGACGGAAACAGTGAaacctcatcctcctcctcctggcccAAAGATCCTGAAAAACAAGGCTCTGCTGTGTCGACCATTGGTGCAGAACAAAGGGGTCTCctgtaaaacacagacagctgatgTCGAATCACAGACAG ACGACATCTTCCCTAAAATCATGGTCCTGCCTGTCCCAGTGCCGGTGTTTGTGCCTGTCCCCATGAACATGTACAGCCAGTGTACCCCCAGACCTGTGGGCCTGCCGCTACCG CTGCCTGTGCCCATGTTCCTTCCTGTGACGATGGACAGCGCTGAGCGCATCGTGGAGACCATCCAGGAGATCA AAAAGATCCCGTCTGATCCTTTTGAGGCCGAGCTCATCCTCATGGCTGAGATGGTGGCAGAACAAGACGAGAAGAACGACAAACCAGAGAGGCCAAAGGAGAAAGTGatggagaaacagacagagagacatgaagCAGCTGCCCCAGATG ACCACACCAGTAACTACAGCGACGACTTGGATACAGACGACTTGGCCAGTTTCCTCAACAATTGGGAGGATGCTTCGTCTGACGCAGGTCTCAGGTCGCCGAGTCGATCGTACGCCCACGAGAAGCTCAACCCAATCATAGACGTTCCTGTGGGCATGCCCAGTGAGCCTTACTCAGAGCCCCCGCCTCCCGCTCCGCCTCCCATGGACATTGAAGCTGACTTTACTGTTG AAACTCTGGAGAAGATGGCCCGGCTCAGAGAGCAGTCCCGGCAACCTCCGAGCCCCCCACCCGCCACTACACGACGACGCCAAGCACACAGGAAAGCCAGAGAAAAGAAG GGTCGTAAATCGCAGCGGTCGTCAAAGGCAGCGGAAACGACATCTCAAAGAGGGTCCGCCCACAAGGCCATGGCTGTAGAAGTCCCTAAACTGAAGAGTCAGTACGGAGTCGATGCCTGGAAGCGGTGGATACAGTGGAGGCAAACTCAGCCCAACCTGGAGAAACCACGCTTCT CGCGTCCCATGGAGTTAAAGGAGGACATTCTTCGATGCACTACAGCTGAGCTGAGCTacggcctctgctgcttcatcacgGAGTTGAAACGACCAAATGGAGAGCCGTACTCCCCCGACAGCTTGTTCTACCTCTGCCTCGGCATCCAACAG TACCTGTTTGAGAACGGTCGCGTGGAGAACATATTCATGGATCGCTTCTACAACAAGTTCTCCACTGAGTTCACAAGTATGCTGAGAGGTTTCAAACCTTCCGTCACAGCCGGTG GTTACATCCACTCCCGTGTGGAGGAGGAGTTTCTCTGGGACTGTAAACAGCTGGGGGCCTACTCCCCCATCGTCCTCCTCAAcactctgctcttcttctgctgcaaGTACTTCGGCTTCACCACGGTGGAGCAGCACCGCCAGCTGTCCTTCGCCCACGTCATGCGCTGCACCAAAACCAACCCGAATAACACCAAGACCACCTTCCTGCGCTTCTACCCGCCCATATCCATACATGAAGCAGAGCCAG ATCCAGAGGTTCCAGCCAAGAAGcgtaaggaggaggagagtaaaGAGGACATCCTGGAGATGGTGGAGAACACAGAGAACCCTCTCCGCTGTCCGGTCAGACTCTATGAGTTCTACCTCTCCAAGTG CTCGGAGTCGGTAAAGCAGCGCACCAACCTGTTCTACCTTCACCCCGAGCGCTGCTGCGTCCCCAACAGCCCCCTGTGGTTCTCCTCCACTGCTCTGGATGACAGCACCATGGAGGCCATGCTCATCCGCATTCTCACTGTCAGAGAGCTGCATCTCAGGACGAAGAAAGAGGGAGTGACTGAGCAGAAGACAGGCAGTGACCCGCCATTTATACCTGATGAGGAGGACGATGAGGAGTCAGAGTGA